GCATCGGCCGGTTCTGCCGATGCGGTGGACGTATTCATCAATGTTGTTGGGAAGATCGAAGTTCACCACATGCTGCACATCTGGAATGTCCAGGCCGCGGGCAGCGACCGATGTCGCAACGAGGATGGGACATTTTCCGGTCCTGAAGTCAGCCAAGGCCTGCTCTCGTTCACGCTGTTCGCGATCTCTGTGATGTGACACGCATTCGCAATACATTACAAGTCGTACTGGAAGCAAGCGGACATTATGACAAAGGGAGCAACACTTGCCCGTGAATACTGGTGGTGGGAAGTTGCTCTTGGCACAGAAAAGTAGCAATAAAATCAGCTTGTCTCTTTGTCTCCACAAACACCATTGTGCGTTCATTTCCTGCAAAAGCCAGTGATTATTCCTACCGATACTGACTGATCAGTGTGAAATCAGACTAAAAAATGGTTTTAATTACCAGTGGTCTTAAGCAGGTCAAGTAGCTGCTCTCTCTTTGAGAACTTAGTGACTTGGACGAATGTCTGCTCAACATCGCTACAGGCCCCACCAACGATGCCAACAGCCAGGAACAAATAGTCAGTCTTGAGGAAGTCAGCAGCCAGTCTTTAaatcaataacaacaaaaagtgaACTTCTCAACCGGTGATGGTGAAATCCTGGTAAGGCACAGTTGATGAGCTCACATTTTGAGAAACCTTACCATGTTTTACTGTTCAAAATTAGTCATAGACATGCTAATTAAGCTGCAAAAACATTACCGAAGAAGCATCTGCACAAAACATTAAACCCCATTAAACATTTAATTGGCTTTACCATTGTAAATTGGCCTTGAGGGCAACCACAACTACCCGCAATGAATACAAGTGCGCAATGGCTGTTGTCAGGAGACAGACCTTTGGATGTCTTCAGGATAGGTGGCGCTAAAGAGCAGCGTCTGACGGTTCTCTTTGGGTGGCATCCCAGGTGAACCAACAAGGCGGCGCATGTCAGGCTCAAAGCCCATGTCCAACATTCTGTCAGCCTCATCCAGAACCAGATACCGCAGTTTGGTCAGCCCGATCTGATAATAAAAATATCATTTCTTTAGGTATACATTGAATATTACAATGTCAATATCATATTTAAGAACCTTATTGCATATCGCGTGTTTTTCcaatattaatttaatttattcagCTTACCCTTCCACGCCCAATTACATCCAACAATCTTCCTGGTGTTCCACACACTATGTTGCAGCCCTTGGAAATTTCTCTGAGCTGAAATCCAGTGTTCACTCCACCGTACACAACCACAGGACGCACACAGGTTCTGCAACATCACGGATCAAATTTACATCAAGGTGTTGAGTTCATTCAAGCTTTGGCAATGCAGTCTGGGATGACAAATGCTGATTTGGCCAATGATGTGACATTAGGCAAGTTAATTGCACCAATGGATTAAATAAGGCACCGATAATGGTATTGAAAGTGATGCCTGGCGTTGGTACTCGCCTGTCCGTCCCTACCTAAGATTGTGTCTTGGCTAAATAAAGGTAGTCATGGATGGAAATCTCCAAAGGTAAAAGTTAACCTTTGTGCTTGGCGAAACCTGAGACCAAGGGAACAAAGCTCCGGCAACATATTGAGAGTAAAATGTGATATTACCCGTAGGAAAACTTCCTGGCCTCCAGAAAAATCTGGTGGATGAGCTCCCTGGTTGGGGCAACAATGATTGCCTCAGGCTCTTGCTGTTCACTGAAGCTGCTAGCAGCCACACCGTCAGCCATTAGCTGCTGCAGAATTGGAAGTAGGAAAGCAGCCTAGAGGACCACAAGCGCAACAGTCAAACCATGTTGTACCAAAAGAAGCACAAAGACCACAATTAGCGTTTTCTTACCGTTTTCCCGGAACCGGTCTGGGCGCAGGCCATGAGATCTCGACCAGCAGAGATAATTGGAATGGCGTGCTTCTGAACTGGGGTGGGCTTAGAATAACCCGATTTGGTGATATTTTTTCGCAAGGAATCACACAAGGTTGCCTCCTGAAAAGTCTGCAAGGAAACGTGGTCATATGTTCACTGGTGTCCTAAAGATCAAGGTTGGTTGATTACGAGATTCAGAAAAACCTTTACCATAATGGCAGGCAGTGGGTTGGTTCCACTCACATCCACAACGATGTTGTCATACTTATCAAAATTAATGCCTTGCTGATAGTGCGCAAACACAGAGTCCTCATCttcagggagggctggaggaaCATAGGTGACTTTTGGTCCTAAGGGTTAAAGTAAAGCCATTTATTCATTACAAGCTCTGTCACACTATTGTATTGATAACTTCTAAAAAAACATAAGGGCTCAACTTACGGACACTACCATCAGAGTTCTCTGGCTCTGGCTCCTTAGTATCTGCTGTATTGGCATggaagacaaataaataaataaaaacatctcaGGATGTTTGTAGAATGACATTTTAAATCTCGACAACCTCGGGTGAGGATTTCCTCATTGTTTCCACGATATCCTGCCAAGATGTGAGACATGGACACAAATAAGCACATAAAggcaaacaaaccaaaatattttttggggataAATGGAAATTTCATGTACCTCCTCCAAAGCCACCTCTATCACGACCTTGAattgaataaacaaataaatacataaaacaaaacaaaaaaaacagggttAAGCCACATTTCAAATTAAACTTTACTTTATAAAATACCTTCACGGAAGCCTCCTCTGCCACGTCTTCCACTGAAGTCTGTTCAGGACACACAAAAAAGTCAAGGATGAGAAAATTACAAAGAAAAATTGCATAAAATATAAAAGTCTATTCAATTCTGGAATGTGACAGCCAAAAGAATGTTGATATTTACAAACTATTGAGATGTTATGCGAATAAATCGGTTTTTCAGTAGGATTACAAAGACTGTCCAAAAGCTGTCATTATCCATTGATAAAAATTAGAGTTAAACCAGCCTACCGTTATCCTGGGTTGAACCATTTTCCTCTGTGAAATGCAGGACATTTTGATTAAACACAAGCTGAATGTGTAAAACAGAGAATGAAGTAATTAGAGTACCATTCAATTGGTTCTGACCATTTCCAACAAAGCTCCGACCTGATTGAACAAACATCAAGACAGCAGGGCTCAAGATATGCAAAGTATTTCAAGGAACAAACAGTCGCTGTCTGAAAAGGTCTCACCTCTGCCTTTTCCCCTGAAAGCTTCTCTTTCTCCCCCAGGACTTTTCCAGCTGTCCATTTCTAAAGGAGATAAAGAAAAATTAACAACAGTGACTATGAAACAAATTGTTACTGTACCAAAAACATTACTGATTCCGTTCTCACAACAGCAGCTTGTTGACAAGGTTCCAACTATTGGCACCATTATTCAAAAGTGGCAAGGTGTTACCAAGAAGAGTGAAGATGATTGCGGGGGAAATGTGTAAGAGCAGCCcttaaaagtgcacaggaccTCAACCACTATCAAATTAGTCAACATGCCGCACAAGCTGCATTTTCCTCAAATACCCTCTGCTCCTGATGGCACATTTCTGCAGCCACGTTAAGTTGGCAAGTGACCATCCAAACAAGTAAACAGAGTCGGGAAAAAGCGTGTGATCAGAGTAAACCAGAATGGAACGAATGATTGCAGAATAAACAATAGAGTCCTTGCAGCGTTCTCTGCTCAGGCCTGGAATTTTATGAATCAGCTCGAGCTCAATAAATTCCAGTTGAACAGTTCAACGCGCCAGAACAGGTAGAACAAAACAATGCAGCAGTACCGGAAGAAAAGGAGCTCGCAAATCCTTTTCCTCTCCCTCTTCTTCCACCACGACCTATAAAGCAAATAACGTCAATGTAGCAAGTCTCAAAATGATCGGGTTTGCAGGTCAAAAATTGGACTTTCACTTCATTAAAAGAGCACATCTTTAAGTTTAACACTGGTCAACAAACTATTAAATCTGAGATGCTAAAAATTCTTTTTGGACTGACTCCAAATCTGCCCTAGTTTTCTCTTCTCACACATGAAATTCTCATAATACCATAAGTAACATACGTCATGCAGTAATATTTAAGAATTAAGAGATGTACGATGCATAAGAGATGTCCTCCTGGACGATACATTGCATCACCCTAACAGGGCACAGGTCAAGAACCCCTAGCCAGCCTATGTGTTGCAGTAGGGATCTAAAACAGGTTTAATAGAAATCTCGAGGACTCATCTTGAAAACACCGTCTCCAATATGAATTCAAAGCATGCATGGAAGCTGAGCAGTGAGAACCaacaacatacaaataaaacttgtaatgtattttttttgacaCTACATATACACCAAGTTTACATACTGCAATCCAGGGAGGTGCTGCTCTCAAATTCCTGCAAACAAATTCAGTAAAGACAAATTGGGACGTGAGAACAAAGATAGGACTTAATCTTGCAGCTGGTTAAGACTGGCAAGCTGACCTGTTCATCGGAATAATTCATTTTGAgtcacctgaaacaaaaaatacaacttaCATTAGAAAATGTTGTAAAACCTACCTCCCGAGATATCTTGGAAAACgtggcaaaatggctgacaGACCCCCAAGTAATTGCACATGCCTCGTGAGCTCCAAAGTTAACCAACGAAATTTGTCGATAGAACTAAACTTGATATACGCAAGTGCATTTACACAGCTTCAGCTAAGACGCAATTTGTCCACAATTTTAAAAAGTTTGCTCTCCACCCACAACGGTTCGTTTACGCAAATATTAGGCCCTGCAAATTAAGACGGCTGCGGCGGTCTTCTTTATCAAAGTCTCCGAATCGTCAATAttctccaaaaagaaaaagagtaaCGATGGCATGGGAAATTTTTGCAAGCACACGTAGGCCTATTTatcgataataaaaaaaaaaagttcaagcaACCTTGAAAGAGCTCGTTTGCCCTTGACGACACCCGCTAACGCAATAACTCGACAAAACTAAATTCCCaacatgcatttgttttcacggAAGTAAAAAACAAGATAATATAAGAATAAATATGCATACTGTACGGTCAAATATTTGTCCAAGAAGGTTGTATTTCACTCGAGTCTTTTCGCGTTACTGCGTCACGAACTGCGTCTGCTCAACAGTGCACAATTAGCGAGCGGCAGAAAACTTAAGTGAAGCAAACGCGGGTTGCCAGGTCTGCGACCTTTCCGCCTATATGTTTGTTAATTGACCCAAATGTATAGTTGACTAACTACGGGGTGATTCGCGTTTTTAAAACGTTTtaaaaacttgacttgactttttaaAACCGATCTGTTTTACAATGTTTTCCATTCATTCAAGCGCTCGGTTTAAGAGAAAtaatcaaaaataattttgcaGAGGTCTCATTTCATTCAATCATGAACATTcataattttgtttttactgcCCCAGACGTGACATGCAGGGGAATAAAACTGTGACCACAATGCAGGTATTAGTGGTCACTCATATTGCAATACTGCATACTACTTATGTTTGTAGCCACCAATAAAGTATAGAAGATGCACACAAATACCCTGGAGAGTTGGGTGATCAAATCGAGCGCACCTAGTGTAGAATGAAATGTAGATGCAATGTCTACCTATATATAGAAAAATGTAATATGTAAGTACTcatctatgtattttgtattttttgtaacCCACTATTGTGGCAGAAGGGAGGAACGCGTCTTCATTCCATGACTATCTGCCAACAACTGTTTATAATTTATAcatcgctcttatttattcattgtttgtgccttcttggttttactttttgtgctgtttacttgtatgtatattgtgtactatgtcttgtcaccgtggaatAGTGGGAAACggaattttgatctctttgtgtgtcttgacatctgagggaattgacaataaagcagactttgactttgactagcTCGAGACAATTAATTAAACATACAAAGAGAAGATGATGTCACAAAGGACAAAAGTATCACCCCACCCTGAAATataggcctgctgggtgaggcCTGGTACTGAGGTCCGCCACACTGTAGTAATCGTGATAGGGGGCGCTAGTGCACTTTGGTTGGTTGCAATTTGCCACCAGtcaaaacaagaagaagaaaattcgAATAAGAACGCTACGCTATAGTGCCATGATTGCAGAGTAATCACATTAAAGCAGCAGCTCAGGTTTTTGGCTTCATATTGATGAAGTTTCTCAGCAATGAAAGGAAGTGTGAAACGAAAGGTCGGATTACGTTTACAAATTCGGTTACTTTCGCTGCACTTTTTCCTTACTTCTCTATCCTGTGGTGGGTCTCAGGTCTTTTTTACTTTAGATTTTGGTTAAACGTATTATTTGGCCAAACGCTCTCTACCATTGCCATTGGTTACGATGTTCCTTCCAATTCGTTTAACTGCGGACTTTTTAACAAGTAATATAAGGAAGATATGCATCGAGACTGTTGGGTGGTTCGGCTGGTGGCAGCGGTACGTCATCGTGTCTGCCATTTTGGATGTGGCAGACCTGTCCGAAGGATCTGAACATCATAGAGTGATAAACTATCAAGTATACCAAGTGAATGATCCTCATTCAACCCATACAGCAATTATATTAatgataatattaatatttcttGTTCGTTTTAACGTCTGGCCCCACTAAATACTATCAAGTGATCACAAAAAAAGCATGGATTGTATAAAAACACCATTTTAGGCAGTATGATGTTAAGGATCTAAGTCAGAAATGGTCAACTCCAGTCCACTCCTGTTCTAAGAACTTGCAAAGTGTTTCAAGAAAATCCTTTAAAAGTGTCTCTCAAATTTTCTGTGCTATTTTTCTATCATTAATATATTGGTCCAAACATCTCTACAGTCAGTGCAGTGATTGAAATGTCAGTCTGGTCTGGTAAGAAATGGGATACTTCTCACCTAGCTGGGATAGATGCAAGTTTTCAGCGTACGTGCAATGAAGATCAGTGAATGAATTGAACCACCGGGCTTGTGTTTGACAGGTAGCAACTTCTGGAAGGGTAACAGGTGGCGGAGCCAAGGTACAGCAGGCCAGAAAACGGCAAGTTCATTCATTTTGTTATTGCACCTTTTACGCTGTTCTTCCACAGACAGCATGCTCCTAATTCAGAAATGCACTGtaatgttttctattttatgAACAGAGCCACATTTCCAGGACCAGAGGGACCAACATATTCTTTGTATTCCACAGAACCTAATgaccaggtaaaaaaaaattaaaaaagtcaaacaagGTTGGATTTTTGGTGGTTAGCGATGTTTTTTTCGTTTTTAAGCAACGTTCTTGATGGATAAAGACACTTTTCTTGGTACTCCACTGATGGTCAATTTTGGATATGAGAGCAGCACAGTTTGTGACTCCACTGGCAGAACAAGTTTTACATTATATTAGTTTTCAAATATAGGGCAGAAATATAACTACTACTCAATTTATGGACAGAGAACTGTGAACAGTACATAAAAGTATTTTTCTATATTGTTACTTCACACCACTTGTCTTGAAGAGGTTTTTGAGGGATTGGTGATGATTGCCGAGAGTTTCAGACCTTTAGGAGAGAGGGATTGATtttggtagatttttttttaaattcatattaGAATTGTTAATAAGCTCTTTAAAAGACCCATTGACAATTATCCACCCAGCATACCAATTTGTAACTGAGTACTGTACATCGATTATTATTAATTCTTTTGAAAACATCTTTGTTCAGATTGCCAGTCTGCACTTAGGGCTGGATCGCTGTGCTGTTTTGCTTTCTGGCATGCTCCAGGTGGACAAGGAAGGTCAGAGGGATTTCCTGTCTTCAAATTCACAAATGAAGAGCT
This region of Syngnathus typhle isolate RoL2023-S1 ecotype Sweden linkage group LG2, RoL_Styp_1.0, whole genome shotgun sequence genomic DNA includes:
- the ddx4 gene encoding probable ATP-dependent RNA helicase DDX4 → MNYSDEQEFESSTSLDCKMDSWKSPGGEREAFRGKGRGRSFVGNGQNQLNEENGSTQDNDFSGRRGRGGFREGRDRGGFGGGYRGNNEEILTRADTKEPEPENSDGSVRPKVTYVPPALPEDEDSVFAHYQQGINFDKYDNIVVDVSGTNPLPAIMTFQEATLCDSLRKNITKSGYSKPTPVQKHAIPIISAGRDLMACAQTGSGKTAAFLLPILQQLMADGVAASSFSEQQEPEAIIVAPTRELIHQIFLEARKFSYGTCVRPVVVYGGVNTGFQLREISKGCNIVCGTPGRLLDVIGRGRIGLTKLRYLVLDEADRMLDMGFEPDMRRLVGSPGMPPKENRQTLLFSATYPEDIQRLAADFLKTDYLFLAVGIVGGACSDVEQTFVQVTKFSKREQLLDLLKTTGNERTMVFVETKRQADFIATFLCQEQLPTTSIHGDREQREREQALADFRTGKCPILVATSVAARGLDIPDVQHVVNFDLPNNIDEYVHRIGRTGRCGNVGRAVSFYDSDRDSQLAPSLVTILSKAQQEVPSWLEESAFSGGATGFNQAKNNFASFDSRKAQQGGGDRSQPVPQVAVADDDDWE